A stretch of the Halomonas sp. BDJS001 genome encodes the following:
- a CDS encoding CobW family GTP-binding protein — translation MAVSAGVENRKVPVHIITGFLGSGKTTLIHSLIKQKPVDEKWAILVNEFGQIGIDQAMFDARDDVVIKGLPGGCLCCQLAFVLQAALINLLARSKPDRVIIEPSGLGHPAGLLDLLCGEAFHEVVEVRDIIATLDPRRLDDARARQHDTFRDQLDMADAVALTMLDQSTPEQLSSAYAFVAERWPPRKWVQEATQGELPMSLLVQSGNAEASDISVPASHQQLAATPSMEGSFFDVPPPPGKPQRETGSSLGYTSTGLRWHPSERFDLDNLAACLGELPSEARIKGVFHTDSGWKRLNRAGGTLSVESSAWRQDSRLEVILPDTTPAPDIEGRLRLLTLG, via the coding sequence TTGGCAGTATCAGCAGGAGTGGAGAACAGAAAAGTGCCGGTGCATATCATCACGGGCTTTCTCGGCAGTGGCAAAACCACGCTTATCCACAGCCTGATCAAGCAGAAGCCTGTGGATGAAAAGTGGGCCATCCTGGTTAATGAGTTTGGTCAAATTGGTATCGACCAAGCCATGTTCGACGCCCGCGATGATGTGGTCATCAAGGGCCTGCCCGGCGGCTGCCTCTGCTGCCAGCTCGCCTTTGTTCTGCAAGCGGCGCTCATTAACCTGCTGGCACGCAGCAAACCCGACCGGGTCATCATCGAGCCCTCTGGCCTTGGCCACCCGGCGGGTCTGCTGGATCTTCTGTGTGGCGAGGCTTTTCATGAGGTAGTTGAGGTGCGCGACATTATTGCCACCCTCGACCCACGCCGGTTAGATGACGCCCGCGCTCGGCAGCACGACACCTTCCGCGACCAGCTCGATATGGCCGACGCCGTGGCGCTCACTATGCTCGACCAGAGCACGCCCGAACAGCTCAGCTCGGCCTACGCTTTTGTGGCTGAGCGCTGGCCGCCGCGAAAGTGGGTGCAGGAAGCCACCCAAGGCGAGCTGCCAATGTCACTGTTAGTGCAGAGCGGCAACGCCGAAGCAAGTGATATTAGCGTACCCGCCAGCCATCAACAGCTGGCGGCAACGCCCAGCATGGAGGGCTCGTTTTTTGACGTCCCTCCCCCTCCCGGTAAGCCCCAGCGAGAAACCGGCTCCTCTCTGGGTTACACCAGTACGGGGTTGCGTTGGCACCCAAGCGAGCGCTTCGACCTGGATAACTTGGCCGCCTGTTTGGGAGAGCTTCCCAGCGAGGCGCGCATTAAAGGCGTGTTTCATACCGATAGCGGCTGGAAACGCCTGAACCGCGCCGGAGGTACGCTCAGCGTTGAAAGCAGCGCGTGGCGGCAAGACTCCCGGCTGGAAGTTATCCTTCCCGATACGACCCCCGCTCCCGATATCGAAGGCCGACTCCGCTTGCTGACGCTGGGTTAA
- a CDS encoding EAL domain-containing protein, translated as MSATSINVNDDVLKATKTYRQQRRHVIALYLLALLVMGVLFGWLLSEQYKQEIEAAESRINARANVVNEWAKGVFAQSGQALFGLAELLALQGMPNSDNTQALQRTLENLTLYVPMVDEIAVLSAEGRVLASGRGNRKADVDISETVFFNAFKQPGQEELITPLYWSDSDQRYYLYHGRRLESSSGEFAGVVISSIMPEVFADALEQMSVYDGESIALVDPGLKFIARYPLPDAPFSIGSQIESPETAEWLTRGESAWSINIESPIDGRKRLFRMLRVGEYPMLAVVGVDLHELLSAWRQRALILMLVTAVIALLGAWGVRHYLNRLALAHQLRQRIEEREQARAEAQIAAAAFQTHLGILITDPRGTILKVNETFSRITGYSEAEIVGNNPRMFSSGLQNATFYRRLWKRVIKTGNWEGEIWNQRKNGELFPEWLTISAVYSDEGTLTHYVATMSDISERKAAEQEIHQLAFYDTLTGLANRRLFMDRMGTALKELQRHQRCGALLFIDIDNFKQINDTLGHYAGDQVLQSVARRMGQMLRDTDTLARLGSDEFAVLIEGVDSNDAQTTRLVERIAYKLLATLNEPITLAEESIMVTGSIGITIMASNEYGVDDYLQQVDMALFQAKSNGRHGVCFFDPSMQAALLAHVKLESDLRQAQASQQWQLYYQPQVDHHGTITGVEALLRWHHPERGMVSPGDFIPLLESNELINDVGEWVLEDACYQLARWAQHPRLSQLTISVNISPLQFRDEQFLARVEGVFARTQAPLQQLKLEVTESLFVEARDDARDKMLALKARGVRFSLDDFGTGYSSLAYLAQLPLDQLKIDQSFVQQVLESQANAAIVESTIVLAESLNLEVIAEGVETKAQQAWLLAHDCHAYQGYLFGRPDTAAAIERLISGD; from the coding sequence ATGTCCGCTACCTCCATTAATGTAAATGATGATGTGTTGAAAGCTACCAAGACTTATCGGCAACAGCGTCGCCATGTGATTGCGCTATATCTGCTAGCACTACTTGTTATGGGAGTACTTTTCGGTTGGCTGCTGAGCGAACAGTATAAACAAGAAATTGAGGCCGCCGAGTCACGTATTAATGCCCGTGCCAACGTGGTCAATGAGTGGGCAAAAGGGGTATTTGCACAAAGCGGCCAGGCCCTGTTTGGGCTTGCGGAACTACTCGCTCTGCAAGGGATGCCTAATAGCGACAATACTCAGGCGCTTCAGCGCACATTAGAAAACCTGACCCTGTATGTACCCATGGTGGACGAAATTGCAGTATTGAGTGCTGAGGGTCGAGTATTGGCGAGCGGCCGCGGCAACCGAAAAGCAGATGTTGATATCAGCGAAACGGTGTTTTTTAATGCCTTTAAGCAACCAGGGCAGGAGGAGCTAATTACTCCGCTGTACTGGTCTGACAGTGATCAGCGCTACTATCTCTACCATGGCCGACGATTAGAATCCTCGTCTGGTGAGTTTGCAGGCGTGGTCATTTCCAGCATTATGCCCGAAGTCTTTGCCGACGCCCTTGAGCAGATGAGTGTCTACGATGGCGAGAGCATTGCGCTGGTCGACCCCGGTTTAAAATTTATTGCCCGGTACCCCCTACCCGACGCGCCATTTTCGATCGGCAGTCAAATTGAGAGCCCTGAAACGGCTGAGTGGTTAACCCGTGGTGAGTCAGCGTGGTCTATCAACATTGAGTCACCTATTGATGGCCGTAAGCGGTTATTTCGCATGCTGAGGGTGGGCGAGTATCCCATGCTGGCCGTGGTCGGCGTAGACCTTCACGAGCTGCTTTCCGCCTGGCGGCAGCGCGCTTTGATTTTAATGCTGGTGACGGCAGTCATTGCCCTGTTGGGCGCTTGGGGGGTACGCCACTACCTGAACCGTTTAGCGTTGGCGCATCAACTGCGCCAGCGCATTGAAGAGCGTGAGCAGGCCCGTGCCGAGGCGCAAATCGCCGCTGCCGCCTTTCAAACACATTTAGGCATTCTAATCACCGATCCTCGGGGCACCATACTCAAGGTTAATGAGACCTTCAGTCGTATCACTGGCTATAGCGAAGCCGAGATAGTCGGTAACAACCCTCGCATGTTCAGCTCTGGCCTACAAAATGCCACCTTTTACCGGCGTTTATGGAAGCGTGTTATCAAGACCGGCAACTGGGAAGGCGAGATATGGAACCAGCGTAAGAATGGTGAACTGTTTCCCGAATGGCTAACCATAAGTGCTGTCTACAGTGATGAGGGCACCTTAACTCACTACGTGGCCACTATGAGCGATATCAGCGAGCGTAAAGCCGCTGAGCAGGAGATCCATCAGCTGGCGTTTTATGACACCCTAACCGGGTTGGCGAACCGGCGACTGTTTATGGATCGCATGGGCACTGCCCTTAAGGAGCTTCAGCGCCATCAGCGTTGCGGAGCGCTACTGTTTATCGATATCGACAACTTTAAGCAAATCAATGACACCTTGGGTCACTATGCGGGAGATCAGGTACTACAGAGCGTTGCACGACGGATGGGCCAGATGTTGCGGGATACCGACACCTTGGCGCGGCTGGGGAGCGATGAGTTTGCGGTCTTAATTGAGGGCGTGGATAGCAATGATGCTCAGACCACGCGGCTGGTGGAGCGTATCGCCTATAAATTGCTGGCAACCCTTAACGAGCCAATCACGCTCGCCGAAGAGAGCATCATGGTGACGGGGAGCATTGGTATTACCATTATGGCGAGCAATGAGTACGGCGTTGATGACTATCTGCAGCAGGTGGATATGGCGCTCTTTCAGGCTAAGAGCAATGGTCGCCACGGGGTCTGCTTTTTTGATCCTTCAATGCAGGCAGCGCTATTGGCCCATGTAAAGTTAGAGTCGGATCTGCGCCAAGCCCAGGCCAGTCAGCAGTGGCAGCTCTATTACCAGCCACAGGTTGATCACCACGGAACGATTACTGGCGTTGAAGCGCTGCTGCGCTGGCATCATCCTGAGCGTGGCATGGTCTCTCCAGGCGACTTTATACCGCTGCTGGAAAGCAATGAACTGATAAACGATGTGGGCGAATGGGTATTGGAGGACGCCTGCTATCAATTAGCGCGTTGGGCGCAGCACCCCCGACTAAGCCAATTGACCATATCGGTGAATATCAGTCCGCTCCAGTTTCGCGATGAGCAATTTCTGGCCCGAGTAGAAGGGGTTTTTGCGCGTACCCAGGCGCCGCTTCAACAGCTAAAGCTGGAAGTGACGGAGTCACTGTTTGTGGAAGCGCGGGATGACGCCCGGGATAAAATGCTCGCCCTGAAAGCGCGTGGCGTGCGTTTCTCTCTGGATGATTTCGGCACCGGTTACTCATCGCTGGCGTATTTGGCCCAACTGCCGCTGGATCAGCTTAAAATCGATCAATCCTTTGTGCAGCAGGTGCTGGAAAGTCAGGCCAATGCGGCGATTGTGGAGAGTACCATTGTTCTGGCAGAGAGCCTCAATCTAGAGGTTATTGCCGAGGGGGTAGAAACCAAAGCGCAGCAGGCGTGGCTACTGGCCCACGACTGCCACGCTTATCAAGGCTATCTGTTTGGGCGTCCGGACACTGCTGCGGCCATTGAGAGATTGATTTCTGGCGATTAA
- a CDS encoding LysR family transcriptional regulator has product MASLGQMSDYEIRLIRIFKTVVECGGFTAAETTLGISRSAISQHMNDLEGRLGFSLCQRGRGGFSLTEEGKEIYQAGLTLLTALETFKSDVNALHQTIKGELNIGITDNLVTLPAMHVTNALTELSAAEHEVTLHIHMEPSDAVIRGVMDGHLHVGVVPAVNLPTSLEARHLYDEPSYLYCAAGHPLFTEDDDMLSGEDIAQHAAISPRYPLPVEARQAHDVLSLRASASDREGAAFLILTGRFIGFLPEHVAAQWVAAGKMRALHTDTQHYRIPFVLITRHDRRPNRVVDAFLRFIKSS; this is encoded by the coding sequence ATGGCATCGCTGGGCCAGATGAGTGACTACGAGATACGTCTCATCCGTATTTTTAAGACAGTCGTTGAATGCGGCGGCTTTACCGCAGCGGAAACCACGCTGGGCATCAGTCGCTCGGCGATTAGCCAGCACATGAACGATCTGGAGGGGCGGCTGGGCTTTTCGCTCTGCCAGCGTGGGCGTGGCGGGTTTAGTTTAACCGAAGAGGGCAAAGAGATTTATCAGGCAGGGTTAACGCTACTTACCGCGCTTGAAACGTTTAAAAGCGATGTTAACGCGCTACATCAAACGATTAAAGGCGAGCTGAATATCGGTATCACCGATAATCTGGTGACACTGCCCGCCATGCATGTCACTAATGCATTGACGGAGCTTAGCGCAGCGGAGCATGAGGTAACGCTGCATATTCATATGGAGCCATCTGACGCGGTCATCCGAGGCGTGATGGATGGCCACCTGCACGTCGGCGTCGTGCCTGCGGTGAACCTGCCCACCAGTTTAGAAGCGCGCCACCTGTATGATGAGCCATCGTATCTTTACTGCGCGGCGGGCCATCCGCTGTTTACCGAGGATGATGACATGCTCAGTGGTGAGGATATCGCCCAGCACGCCGCTATTTCCCCCCGCTATCCGTTACCGGTTGAGGCGCGCCAGGCGCATGATGTGCTCAGCCTGCGTGCTTCGGCATCTGATCGCGAAGGCGCCGCCTTTTTGATTCTTACCGGGCGCTTTATCGGCTTTCTACCTGAGCATGTCGCAGCCCAGTGGGTGGCTGCGGGCAAAATGCGGGCGCTGCATACCGATACGCAGCACTACCGCATCCCCTTTGTACTGATTACCCGTCATGATCGCCGCCCTAACCGGGTTGTTGATGCATTCTTGCGTTTCATCAAGAGCAGCTAA
- a CDS encoding NCS1 family nucleobase:cation symporter-1, protein MTETTSQMVDRGGLIELDVGDDVRNSTRFNEDIAPTRASERTWSKWNIAALWVGMSICVPTYTLGGVLTAYFGLSVGEALFAILLANVVVLIPLTLNAFPGTKFGIPFPVVLRSSFGILGSNVPCLVRALVGCGWFGIQTMFGGLAIHLLLSELIPAWAALGGVGEVIGFFVFGAMNLYVVIRGAESIKWLETLAAPLLLAVGFGLMVWAWPHMSMTELLAQPPSRPEGASVYGYFFAGLTAMVGFWATLSLNIPDFSRFAKSQKDQIVGQVIGLPLTMFFFAALGVVLTAASETLVGQTVADPVNLIGMIDSPFWVVLAMLLIIIATLSTNTAANIVSPTNDFQNIAPKLINQTRGVLLTGAVGVLLMGYDLLQKAGIIPPGVSLEQMYSNWLLGYSSLLGPIAGIMAVDYFLIKKQRLDVPSLYMDSHAYPAVNVAGFIAFGVPVALTLLSLLTGTMNWFYDYGWFTGSALGAIVYFVASQVLASSPQAGPAPIMAKEAAEQR, encoded by the coding sequence ATGACCGAAACAACCTCTCAGATGGTGGATCGAGGCGGATTGATTGAGCTTGATGTAGGGGACGATGTACGCAACAGCACGCGTTTTAATGAGGATATTGCGCCTACCCGGGCCAGCGAGCGTACTTGGAGCAAGTGGAATATTGCAGCGCTGTGGGTAGGCATGTCGATCTGCGTACCCACCTACACGCTAGGCGGGGTATTAACCGCCTATTTTGGGTTGAGCGTAGGGGAAGCGCTGTTCGCCATTCTCTTAGCCAACGTGGTCGTATTGATTCCTCTCACTTTAAATGCATTTCCTGGAACCAAGTTTGGTATTCCCTTCCCAGTCGTGCTGCGCTCCTCGTTCGGTATTTTAGGCTCCAACGTACCCTGCCTGGTGCGCGCGTTGGTTGGCTGTGGCTGGTTTGGTATCCAAACCATGTTTGGCGGGTTGGCTATTCACTTGCTGCTGTCTGAGTTGATTCCCGCTTGGGCTGCGCTTGGCGGTGTAGGTGAAGTGATTGGCTTTTTTGTCTTCGGCGCGATGAATCTCTATGTGGTGATTCGTGGGGCAGAGTCGATTAAATGGCTGGAGACGCTGGCGGCACCATTGCTGTTGGCAGTCGGGTTTGGCCTGATGGTGTGGGCATGGCCGCATATGTCGATGACTGAGCTGCTGGCGCAGCCGCCGTCGCGGCCTGAAGGGGCATCGGTATACGGCTACTTCTTCGCGGGCTTAACCGCCATGGTGGGTTTTTGGGCCACTCTGTCGCTGAATATTCCTGATTTCAGTCGCTTTGCCAAAAGCCAAAAAGACCAAATCGTCGGCCAGGTGATTGGACTGCCGCTGACGATGTTTTTCTTTGCCGCCCTCGGCGTGGTGTTAACCGCTGCTTCCGAGACGCTGGTGGGCCAAACCGTTGCCGACCCGGTCAATCTGATCGGAATGATCGATAGCCCATTTTGGGTCGTGCTGGCGATGCTGTTAATTATCATCGCAACCCTTTCTACCAATACCGCCGCAAATATTGTCTCACCCACCAACGATTTTCAGAATATTGCGCCTAAGTTGATTAATCAGACGCGCGGCGTACTTTTAACGGGCGCCGTGGGCGTGCTGCTGATGGGCTATGATCTGTTGCAAAAAGCGGGGATCATTCCACCTGGCGTGTCTCTGGAGCAGATGTACTCCAACTGGTTGTTGGGCTACTCAAGCCTGCTAGGCCCTATCGCGGGCATTATGGCGGTGGACTACTTTCTGATTAAAAAGCAGCGTTTGGATGTGCCGAGCCTGTACATGGATAGCCATGCCTATCCTGCGGTGAATGTCGCTGGTTTCATCGCCTTCGGTGTGCCCGTGGCACTGACGTTACTATCGCTATTAACCGGCACCATGAACTGGTTCTACGACTACGGCTGGTTCACCGGCTCGGCGCTGGGGGCCATCGTATATTTTGTTGCCAGCCAAGTGCTGGCGTCATCGCCTCAGGCGGGGCCTGCACCGATAATGGCCAAGGAGGCAGCCGAGCAGCGCTAA
- a CDS encoding nitrilase-related carbon-nitrogen hydrolase — protein MQKMKIGLIQMGLKASTDLEPEAIRDAMNEAHLPMIQQAADQGVQVLCFQEVFNQPYFCPSQDGKWYAAAERVPEGPTCQMMQKLAAEHQMVIIVPVYEETETGVYYNTAAVFDADGSYLGKYHKTHIPQVAGFWEKFFFKPGQSNWPVFDTAYGKIGVYICYDRHFPEGWRALALNGAEVIFNPSATVAGLSQYLWELEQPASAAANGCFIAAINRVGTEAPWNIGDFYGSSYIVNPRGKIEAQASETEDELLVHEIDLDMVREVRNNWQFFRDRRPETYTRLTDGE, from the coding sequence ATGCAGAAAATGAAAATCGGCTTGATTCAAATGGGTCTAAAAGCCAGCACCGATTTGGAGCCCGAAGCCATCCGCGATGCGATGAACGAAGCGCATCTGCCGATGATTCAGCAAGCGGCTGATCAAGGCGTACAGGTACTGTGCTTTCAGGAAGTGTTTAACCAGCCCTACTTCTGCCCCAGCCAGGACGGCAAGTGGTACGCCGCCGCCGAGCGGGTGCCGGAAGGCCCTACCTGCCAGATGATGCAGAAGCTCGCCGCCGAGCACCAGATGGTGATCATCGTGCCGGTGTACGAAGAGACAGAGACAGGCGTTTACTACAATACCGCCGCGGTGTTCGATGCAGACGGCAGCTACCTGGGCAAGTACCACAAAACCCATATTCCCCAAGTAGCGGGATTTTGGGAGAAATTTTTCTTCAAGCCAGGCCAATCCAACTGGCCGGTATTCGATACCGCCTACGGCAAAATCGGCGTGTATATCTGCTACGACCGCCACTTTCCCGAAGGCTGGCGGGCCCTGGCGCTTAACGGCGCCGAGGTGATCTTCAACCCCTCCGCCACCGTGGCCGGTCTTTCCCAATACCTGTGGGAACTGGAGCAACCCGCCTCCGCCGCCGCAAACGGCTGCTTTATCGCCGCCATCAACCGTGTCGGCACTGAGGCACCGTGGAATATCGGCGACTTTTATGGCTCCAGCTACATCGTCAACCCCCGCGGCAAAATCGAAGCCCAGGCCAGCGAAACCGAAGACGAGCTGCTGGTTCACGAGATCGATTTGGACATGGTTCGCGAGGTGCGCAACAACTGGCAATTCTTCCGCGACCGGCGCCCGGAAACCTATACCCGCTTAACCGACGGCGAATGA